One window of the Microplitis demolitor isolate Queensland-Clemson2020A chromosome 10, iyMicDemo2.1a, whole genome shotgun sequence genome contains the following:
- the LOC103569996 gene encoding polycomb group RING finger protein 3 yields MVLTGAMERRIKLKTLNSHITCKICRGYLIDATTVTECLHTFCKSCLVKHLEEKHTCPTCQIVIHQSHPLQYISFDRTMQDIVYKLVPDLQENEIKREREFYRARGLPCPKDVLPNAGDVEDEKASADAHAEADYHRADEQVNVCLECISTNLKTLKRRFIRCSAQATITHLKKFIAKKVLNGLEKYRDIDILCNDELLGKDHTLKFVYVTRWRFRDPPLRLQYRPRIDI; encoded by the exons ATGGTGCTCACAGGTGCCATGGaaagaagaataaaattaaaaacacttAATAGCCACATAACTTGCAAAATATGTCGTGGTTATTTAATTGACGCAACAACAGTTACCGAGTGCCTGCATACTTTTTGTAAAAGTTGTCTAGTTAAACATTTGGAGGAAAAACATACATGTCCAACATGCCAAATAGTTATACATCAGTCACATCCATTACAGTATATAAGTTTTGACAGGACAATGCAAGATATTGTTTACAAACTTGTTCCTGATCTGCAAGaaa ATGAGATAAAAAGGGAACGTGAGTTTTATCGAGCACGTGGGCTGCCGTGTCCGAAAGATGTGTTACCAAACGCTGGTGATGTTGAAGATGAAAAAGCCTCGGCGGATGCACATGCGGAGGCTGATTATCATCGTGCTGATGAACAAGTCAATGTTTGTCTTGAGTGTATTAgtactaatttaaaaacactAAAAAGAAGATTCATAAGATGTTCGGCACAGGCTACGATAacgcacttaaaaaaatttattgccaaAAAAGTTCTAAATGGATTAGAAAAATATCGTGAC attgaCATTCTGTGTAATGATGAACTCTTAGGTAAAGATCATACACTAAAGTTTGTCTACGTAACACGATGGAGGTTTAGGGACCCACCCTTAAGATTACAATACCGACCAAGAATAGATATTTAA
- the LOC103569991 gene encoding BRISC complex subunit FAM175B: MADDKSFVTISGAALSLLIYENVRNVGDQMGFFLGEVLRYVTKKVTDADRQVDSTEIHINIRGSMPLPPTCSFYNSVGKIDESKLKDFVNKNDKEIVGWYRFRLNNSLFPTLRDKLLHKQFENIFSGANNNDKQYFVAGMLSYSVTEKKNTHKLRLVLSQNKDGIHHPVQLKINNLGADASRLDGSDYKPTPIKQQNSVKDHFSKFVDTLQIDFERSPAIDSIVKINKAAERHLDNLVSAVLQSDRELMELENEIKNLQKEIEAKRLENTEPLRIDNSSDENVVDVIKKSFDDSDDNNIQISDELTITKVVKSKSKENSPLIPSVSMSINNKCLKNENRKSPSSGPRSYSQATRKSIDRSDIS; this comes from the exons ATGGCGGATGATAAATCATTTGTTACGATTTCTGGTGCTGCACTttcgttattaatttatgaaaatgttcGAAATGTTGGCGAtcag atgGGATTTTTTCTCGGTGAAGTCTTGAGGTatgttacaaaaaaagtaactgaTGCTGACAGACAAGTTGATTCTACAGAAATACATAtta atATTAGAGGAAGTATGCCGTTGCCGCCAACATgttcattttataattcagtAGGAAAAATTGATGAATCAAAACTCAAAgactttgtaaataaaaatgataaagaaaTTGTTGGATGGTATCGatttagattaaataattcattatttccaACTTTAAGAGACAAATTATTACataaacaatttgaaaatatattttctggtgctaacaataatgataagcAGTATTTTGTTGCGGGTATGTTGAGTTATTCTGTcactgaaaagaaaaatactcATAAATTGAGGCTCGTACTTTCACAGAACAAAGACGg AATTCATCACCCAGttcagttaaaaattaataatctaggAGCAGATGCTTCAAGACTTGATGGGTCTGACTACAAACCAACGCCAATTAAACAGCAAAATTCTGTAAAAGATCATTTCAGTAAATTTGTTGATACATTAca aattgattTTGAAAGATCTCCGGCAATTGACtctatagtaaaaataaataaagcagCAGAACGTCATCTGGATAATTTGGTTTCAGCGGTACTACAATCAGATCGTGAACTAATGGAATTagagaatgaaataaaaaatctgcaGAAAGAAATCGAAGCAAAACGTTTAGAAAACACAGAGCCGTTGAGAATTGATAATTCTAGTGATGAAAATGTTGTAGAcgtgattaaaaaaagttttgatgactcagatgataataatattcaaatatctGATGAGCTAACGATTACTAAAGTGGTGAAGAGTAAATCTAAAGAGAACTCACCGTTAATCCCATCAGTATCTatgagtattaataataagtgtttaaaaaatgagaacaGAAAGTCTCCATCTTCAGGTCCAAGATCGTACAGTCAAGCGACTAGAAAATCAATAGATAGATCTGACATCTCATAG
- the LOC103569994 gene encoding hexokinase type 2 isoform X2: MKMKTSPTNLESLVKPEIKDACKDLVLSDEQLRMLMTSLTHEIKRGLSKETHEEAIVRCYTTYVQDLPNGTEKGNFLALDLGGTNFRVLLITLDHTNFDMKSKIYAIPQTLMLGSGTQLFDHIAQCLALFVKDLKLEKEVLPLGFTFSFPCTQHGLTKGILVRWTKGFNCSGVVGEDVVALLEAAIAKRNDVRIDVCGILNDTTGTLMSCAWKNHNCKIGLIVGTGSNACYVEKTKNVECAIPGNYNPDKEHMLINTEWGAMGERGTLDFVVTEFDRIIDENSINPGTQIFEKMISGMYMGELARLVLEKLVDAGLLFNGKCPPDLKKRGKFFTKYVSEIEADPKGKYTNCREVLAELGIVNAADQDCENVRYVCSVVSRRAAHLASAGIACLLNKIGENNVTVGIDGSVYRFHPHFHDLMTEKISQLQNYTFDLMLSEDGSGRGAALVAAVAAQKR, translated from the exons ATGAAGATGAAGACTTCGCCGACAAATCTGGAGAGTTTAGTGAAGCCAGAG ataaaagaTGCCTGCAAGGATCTTGTTCTTTCGGATGAACAGTTGCGCATGCTGATGACAAGTCTTACTCATGAAATAAAACGTGGATTATCTAAAGAAACTCATGAGGAGGCTATCGTTAGATGCTACACGACTTATGTTCAAGATCTTCCTAATGGAACTg aaAAAGGAAATTTCTTGGCGCTTGATCTCGGCGGCACTAATTTTCGGGTCTTGCTTATAACATTAGACCACACGAATTTTGatatgaaaagtaaaatatacgCAATACCTCAGACACTCATGTTGGGATCAGGTACACAATTATTTGATCATATTGCTCAGTGTCTCGCGCTCTTTGTCAAGGATTTGAAATTAGAGAAAGAAGTTTTACCGCTTGGTTTTACGTTCAGTTTTCCCTGTACTCAGCATGGTTTGACTAAGGGTATATTAGTACGATGGACAAAAGGATTTAATTGCAGTGGAGTCGTCGGTGAGGATGTTGTTGCTCTACTTGAGGCTGCTATTGCTAAaagaaat gATGTCAGAATTGATGTCTGTGGAATCTTGAATGATACCACCGGAACACTCATGTCTTGTGCATGGAAGAATCACAACTGTAAAATCGGTTTAATTGTCGGCACAGGAAGCAATGCTTGTTATgttgaaaaaactaaaaatgttGAGTGTGCAATCCCTGGCAATTACAATCCAGACAAAGAGCATATGCTGATTAATACTGAGTGGGGCGCAATGGGTGAACGCGGTACTTTAGACTTTGTTGTCACTGAATTTGACAGAATCATTGacgaaaattcaataaatccTGGAAcacaaatatttgaaaagatGATTTCCGGTATGTACATGGGTGAATTGGCCAGGCTTGTATTGGAGAAGCTCGTTGACGCTGGTCTTCTGTTCAACGGCAAATGTCCTCCGGATCTAAAAAAGCgaggaaaatttttcacgaaatATGTCTCGGAAATTGAAGc agaTCCAAAAGGTAAATACACAAACTGCCGAGAAGTCTTAGCAGAATTAGGTATCGTCAATGCAGCTGATCAAGACTGCGAAAATGTAAGATACGTTTGCTCAGTAGTGTCGAGAAGAGCAGCTCATCTCGCTAGTGCAGGAATCGCGTGTTTGCTTAATAAAATTGGAGAAAACAATGTAACTGTCGGAATCGACGGTTCAGTTTATCGATTCCATCCTCATTTCCACGATCTTATGACTGAAAAAATCAGCCAGCTACAGAACTAcacg tttgACCTAATGTTATCTGAAGACGGAAGTGGACGAGGTGCAGCATTGGTAGCAGCTGTCGCCGCGCAAAAACGGTGA
- the LOC103569994 gene encoding hexokinase type 2 isoform X1, which yields MAEETWNYLGEKWEDISQPIKDACKDLVLSDEQLRMLMTSLTHEIKRGLSKETHEEAIVRCYTTYVQDLPNGTEKGNFLALDLGGTNFRVLLITLDHTNFDMKSKIYAIPQTLMLGSGTQLFDHIAQCLALFVKDLKLEKEVLPLGFTFSFPCTQHGLTKGILVRWTKGFNCSGVVGEDVVALLEAAIAKRNDVRIDVCGILNDTTGTLMSCAWKNHNCKIGLIVGTGSNACYVEKTKNVECAIPGNYNPDKEHMLINTEWGAMGERGTLDFVVTEFDRIIDENSINPGTQIFEKMISGMYMGELARLVLEKLVDAGLLFNGKCPPDLKKRGKFFTKYVSEIEADPKGKYTNCREVLAELGIVNAADQDCENVRYVCSVVSRRAAHLASAGIACLLNKIGENNVTVGIDGSVYRFHPHFHDLMTEKISQLQNYTFDLMLSEDGSGRGAALVAAVAAQKR from the exons ATGGCTGAAGAAACTTGGAACTATTTGGGTGAAAAATGGGAAGATATTTCACAACcg ataaaagaTGCCTGCAAGGATCTTGTTCTTTCGGATGAACAGTTGCGCATGCTGATGACAAGTCTTACTCATGAAATAAAACGTGGATTATCTAAAGAAACTCATGAGGAGGCTATCGTTAGATGCTACACGACTTATGTTCAAGATCTTCCTAATGGAACTg aaAAAGGAAATTTCTTGGCGCTTGATCTCGGCGGCACTAATTTTCGGGTCTTGCTTATAACATTAGACCACACGAATTTTGatatgaaaagtaaaatatacgCAATACCTCAGACACTCATGTTGGGATCAGGTACACAATTATTTGATCATATTGCTCAGTGTCTCGCGCTCTTTGTCAAGGATTTGAAATTAGAGAAAGAAGTTTTACCGCTTGGTTTTACGTTCAGTTTTCCCTGTACTCAGCATGGTTTGACTAAGGGTATATTAGTACGATGGACAAAAGGATTTAATTGCAGTGGAGTCGTCGGTGAGGATGTTGTTGCTCTACTTGAGGCTGCTATTGCTAAaagaaat gATGTCAGAATTGATGTCTGTGGAATCTTGAATGATACCACCGGAACACTCATGTCTTGTGCATGGAAGAATCACAACTGTAAAATCGGTTTAATTGTCGGCACAGGAAGCAATGCTTGTTATgttgaaaaaactaaaaatgttGAGTGTGCAATCCCTGGCAATTACAATCCAGACAAAGAGCATATGCTGATTAATACTGAGTGGGGCGCAATGGGTGAACGCGGTACTTTAGACTTTGTTGTCACTGAATTTGACAGAATCATTGacgaaaattcaataaatccTGGAAcacaaatatttgaaaagatGATTTCCGGTATGTACATGGGTGAATTGGCCAGGCTTGTATTGGAGAAGCTCGTTGACGCTGGTCTTCTGTTCAACGGCAAATGTCCTCCGGATCTAAAAAAGCgaggaaaatttttcacgaaatATGTCTCGGAAATTGAAGc agaTCCAAAAGGTAAATACACAAACTGCCGAGAAGTCTTAGCAGAATTAGGTATCGTCAATGCAGCTGATCAAGACTGCGAAAATGTAAGATACGTTTGCTCAGTAGTGTCGAGAAGAGCAGCTCATCTCGCTAGTGCAGGAATCGCGTGTTTGCTTAATAAAATTGGAGAAAACAATGTAACTGTCGGAATCGACGGTTCAGTTTATCGATTCCATCCTCATTTCCACGATCTTATGACTGAAAAAATCAGCCAGCTACAGAACTAcacg tttgACCTAATGTTATCTGAAGACGGAAGTGGACGAGGTGCAGCATTGGTAGCAGCTGTCGCCGCGCAAAAACGGTGA